One Anas platyrhynchos isolate ZD024472 breed Pekin duck chromosome 2, IASCAAS_PekinDuck_T2T, whole genome shotgun sequence DNA segment encodes these proteins:
- the DSP gene encoding desmoplakin isoform X1, producing MSMNGGSHPRLNTLGRMARADSGTDLRYEMSSHVVGSGGGGTHTHKTYYYQKTYGGDYASDGQNGTCTVSRRQNTIQELLQNCSDCLMRAELIVQPELKYGDGVQIRGNRDLEECFAQANDQMDILDGLIRELRQMNQPCEMYQKRLLQLQEQMRALYKAISVPRARRASSKGGGCYSSQSGSGWDEYTKRVTSECLNWMRQQKSEMELVKWGFDAASIEQQISDHRRTHNAIGDYRWHLDKVKTDLREKAAVHQLEEEYEGLLKYSFERMDQLRQFQNLIQATSREIMWINDCEEEELLYDWSDRNTDIARKQEAFSKRMSELELKEKELNKLKQESDQLVLNQHPASDKIEAYMDTLQTQWSWILQITKCIDVHLKENAAYFQFFEEAQATECYLKNLQDSIRKKFMCDKSMSLQCLLEQIKELENERERILEYKRQVQSLVNKSKKIVQLKPRNPDYRSNKPIILKALCDYKQDLKTVRKGDECILKDNNERSKWLVTGPGGVDMLVPSVSLIIPPPNPLAVDLATKIEQYYEAILALWNQLYINMKSLVSWHYCMIDIEKIRAMTIAKLKTMRKEDYQKIITDLEIHYQEFLRNSQGSEMFGDEDKRKMQTQFTDAQKHYQTLIIQLPNQPRQPQPVIPTETCSVGSSNTIIVNERNREHDKQEAWLLMELQKLRRQIESSEIRMVQRAPLGVDQGALHDFSVRIQELEGVQNDSQIMAETLNKHKDLLPNFRGCEKYVYLQSEINALFQKLENINGVSAGYLDSLNVLRCLLQLILQTEDVIRVFEVRLSEEETVPLDLDKVEAYRACLKKMKADLNMKKSLLNALENELQKMLQIHSQSCQSYTLYDMDIGKFSDKVTQLIDRWQRAEKQIDNRSWDLERQIKQLKTYRDLYQALCKWICDAKRRQDSIESMKLCDSNTIMRYLHDQKNLHSEICGKRDKVEELLKHADQCSAAIKDYELQVASYSSGLETLLNIPIKKCVVQSPAVLILQEASEAQARYIELLTRSGDYYKFLSEMLKSMEDLKMKATKIELLEEELRLARDSNSETNNKHKFLEQNLQKYQMDISQLKAKLMSLEEMKRQAEMDGNSAKQNLDKCYAQIKDLNDRITRLTYETEDEKRKRKLLEDRYEQQKNDYDQLQKTRQNEKDSLGWQKLESEKVIKEKEYEIERLRVLLQDEGTRKREYENELAKVRNQFSEEMSNLKNKYETEINIKKTTIQQIAAQKDDDAKGLRAQVDRLTRENRDLKDEIVRLNDAILQTTDQRRRAEEDALQHKACSSEVSQQKHQLELELKQIIQLRGEDNSRYKQALEEAASTIQDKTKELERLKVQLQEEAKSRWELENELAKVRNSYDEEIISLKNKYETEINITKTTIHQVTMQKEEDTNNYRTQLDNAMRENRNLCEEIRRLKNTISQTTDNLRKIEENAQQQKAAGSELSQKKQQLEIELKQVIQRHSDESMRYKQSLDDASKTIKERNKEIERLRKLLDVETSQRKELEDENSQLKRVQFDLQKANTSATETINKLRIQEQELARLKIDYERVSQEKKGRDQESAKFQSTVKDLQIQKHKLEEELCRQNKSVMEETARRKKLEEEIESMRRSLREQSVKITNLTQQIEEVSIVKKRNEDDLRHQREVLDGHVREKQRYMEEIRKYTSDIETLRRQLVQEQEQLKQAHLRYEHLQKTSEEKSKNLNECKIEIERLQSLTENLTKEHLLLEEELRNVRLEYDDLRMVRSEVDEKNTTIAELKNQLQTSSKQTLELQGLINDLQKEREKLRQEIEKFQKQALEASNRIQESKNQYSHIMQERETLLIKMSALEQDKARLQRLEEELNRLKVSLESESRLKQRLESEKQQILNDLNQWKSQHSRTEESIRKIQCEREKSEREKNTLRTEIERLQMEIKRIEERYRCRLEETAVKNQSELESERLRLQREIEKLKQRPYGSHRSTQTEEDFCIDASKLLFSGLRKKITAMQLYECQIIDKVTLDKLLKGQRSVEEVAADIEPYLKGAGAIAGVSVLPRQKYSFVEAKRNQLLTAENAVLLLEAQAATGGVIDPHRNEVLTVDSAIARDLIDFDDREQIYTAEKAITGFKDPFSGKTVPVSEAIKKNLIDRETGIRLLEAQLAVGGIVDPVNSVFLPKDIALSRGLIDKDLYRILNNCQSATKNFIDPTTKKAVTYMQLKEKCRIEPHTGLLLLPVQKRSMSFQGIRQPVSADALLEAGIIKESTRNDLERGAITVEEVSERIIDFLQGSSCIAGIYNEATKEKLGIYQAMKIGLVRPGTALELLEAQAATGFIVDPVSNVRLPVEEAYKRGLVGIEFKEKLLSAERAVTGYKDPETGNIISLFQAMNKELIERGHGIRLLEAQIATGGIIDPKESYRLPVETAYKRGYFNEELNQILSDPSDDTKGFFDPNTEENLTYLQLKERCIKDEATGLCLLPLREKKKVVHTSQKNTLRKRRVVIVDPETNREMSVQEAYSKGLIDYDTYTELAEQECEWEEITITGSDGSSRVVLVDRKTGSQYDIQDAIDKGLVERKFFDQYRSGSLSLTQFADMISCRNGTDEVFRHESVTRSPTVLSVRSSSSMIRSGSFSETTEECSPIAAIFDTENLEKISISEAIQRGIVDSITGQRLLEAQACTGGIICPTTGQRLSLQEATSQGIVDQDMATRLKPAQKAFLGFEGIKGGRKRMSAAEAVKEKWLPYEAGQRFLEFQYLTGGLVDPEVRGRISTEEAIRNGLIDGRAAQKLQDTNSYPKILTCPKTKLKISYKDAMNRSMVEDITGLKLLEAASVSSKGISSPYNVSSAPGSRSGSRSGSRSGSRSGSRRGSFDASATSSYSYSYSTFSSGSIGR from the exons TCAGAATGGGACCTGTACAGTTTCCAGACGTCAGAACACCATTCAAGAGCTTTTGCAAAACTGTTCGGATTGCCTGATGCGAGCTGAACTCATAGTGCAACCT gaaTTGAAATATGGGGATGGTGTCCAGATTAGAGGGAACAGAGATCTGGAAGAATGTTTTGCGCAGGCAAATGACCAAATGGACATCCTTGATGGGCTGATCAGGGAGCTAAGGCAGATGAACCAGCCCTGTGAAATGTATCAGAAAAG GCTGCTTCAACTTCAAGAGCAAATGCGTGCCTTATACAAAGCTATCAGCGTTCCCCGCGCCAGGAGGGCCAGCTCCAAAGGTGGTGGTTGCTATTCCTCTCAGAGTGGTTCAGGCTGGGATGAGTATACAAAACGTGTTACAAGTGAATGTTTGAACTGGATGAGACAGCAGAAG TCTGAAATGGAGCTAGTGAAATGGGGGTTTGATGCAGCGTCCATCGAGCAACAGATTAGTGACCATAGGAGAACTCATAACGCCATTGGAGACTATCGCTGGCACTTGGACAAAGTCAAAACAGACCTG CGTGAGAAGGCCGCAGTTCATCAGCTGGAGGAAGAATACGAAGGACTGCTG AAATACTCGTTTGAGAGAATGGATCAGCTCCGTCAATTCCAGAACCTCATCCAAGCCACCAGCAGAGAGATCATGTGGATCAATGACTGTGAGGAAGAGGAGCTTCTCTACGACTGGAGTGACAGGAACACAGATATCGCCAGGAAGCAGGAGGCCTTCTCT AAACGTATGAGTGAACTGgagcttaaagaaaaagaactcaACAAGCTGAAGCAGGAAAGTGACCAGCTAGTTCTCAACCAGCACCCTGCTTCAGACAAAATTGAG gcCTACATGGATACATTACAAACTCAGTGGAGCTGGATCCTTCAGATCACCAAATGCATTGATGTACATCTGAAAGAGAATGCAGCTTACTTTCAG TTCTTTGAAGAGGCCCAAGCCACAGAGTGTTATCTGAAGAATTTACAAGACTCCATCAGAAAGAAGTTCATGTGTGATAAGAGCATGTCGCTGCAATGCTTGCTGGAGCAGATCAAAGAGCTGGAG AATGAACGAGAGAGAATTCTTGAATACAAGAGGCAAGTGCAGAGTTTGGTGAATAAATCCAAGAAGATTGTGCAGCTGAAGCCACGTAACCCAGACTACCGGAGTAACAAGCCCATTATCCTTAAGGCTTTGTGTGACTACAAACAGGACCTG aaaacaGTGCGCAAAGGAGATGAATGCATCCTGAAGGACAATAATGAACGCAGCAAGTGGTTAGTGACTGGCCCTGGAGGAGTGGATATGCTGGTGCCATCTGTTAGTCTTATCATCCCGCCACCCAATCCACTAGCAGTGGATCTTGCTACAAA AATTGAACAATACTATGAAGCTATTCTGGCTCTGTGGAATCAGCTGTACATCAACATGAAGAGCCTGGTATCTTGGCATTATTGTATGATTGACATTGAGAAAATCAGAGCGATGACTATTGCTAAG ctgaaaacaATGCGTAAGGAAGATTACCAGAAAATAATAACTGACCTAGAGATCCATTATCAAGAATTCCTCAGGAACAGCCAAGGCTCAGAGATGTTTGGTGATGAAGACAAACGGAAGATGCAGACTCAGTTCACTGATGCTCAGAAGCACTACCAAACCTTGATTATACAACTACCAAATCAACCGCGGCAGCCGCAGCCAG TGATCCCAACTGAGACCTGTTCAGTGGGTTCCTCAAACACCATTATAGTTAATGAGAGAAACCGGGAACATGATAAACAGGAGGCCTGGCTGCTGATGGAGCTTCAGAAACTTCGGCGTCAGATTGAATCTTCAGAGATACGGATGGTTCAAAGAGCTCCACTTGGAGTGGATCAAGGGGCACTGCATGACTTTTCAGTCAGAATACAGGAATTAGAG GGTGTGCAGAATGACTCTCAAATAATGGCTGAAACCCTCAATAAGCATAAGGACTTGCTGCCTAACTTCAGGGGCTGTGAAAAGTATGTGTACTTGCAATCAGAGATAAATGCCTTATTTCAAAAACTGGAGAATATTAATGGTGTTTCTGCTGGCTACTTAGACAG cTTGAACGTACTGAGGTGTCTGCTCCAGCTTATTCTACAAACAGAGGATGTGATCAGAGTTTTTGAAGTCAGACTGTCTGAAGAGGAGACTGTTCCTTTGGATCTTGATAAAGTGGAGGCTTATCGAGCTTGTCTAAAG aaaatgaaagctgatCTAAACATGAAGAAGTCGCTGTTGAATGCCCTTGAAAATGAactgcagaaaatgcttcagattCACTCTCAGTCTTGCCAGTCATATACCTTGTATGATATGGACATTGGAAAGTTTTCTGACAAAGTTACCCAACTAATAGACCGCTGGCAGAGGGCTGAAAAGCAGATAGATAACAG atcatGGGATTTAGAAAGGCAGATCAAACAGCTGAAAACTTACCGAGATCTATATCAGGCTCTTTGCAAATGGATATGTGATGCCAAGCGCAGGCAGGATTCTATCGAGTCCATGAAGCTGTGCGATTCCAACACTATCATGAGATATCTACATGACCAGAAG aaCTTGCACAGTGAAATCTGTGGGAAGCGAGACAAAGTTGAGGAGCTTCTCAAGCATGCAGATCAGTGCTCAGCTGCAATTAAG GATTATGAGCTTCAGGTTGCTTCCTACAGTTCTGGATTAGAAACATTGCTCAACATACCTATCAAGAAGTGTGTGGTTCAGTCTCCTGCAGTGCTGATTCTGCAAGAG gctAGTGAGGCTCAGGCTCGCTACATAGAGCTTCTTACAAGATCAGGAGACTATTACAAATTCTTAAGTGAAATGTTAAAAAGCATGGAGGACTTGAAG atgaaagCCACCAAAATTGAACTCTTGGAAGAAGAACTCAGACTTGCCAGGGATTcaaattcagaaacaaacaacaaacataaATTCCTGGAACAAAATCTACAGAAGTACCAGATGGACATTTCTCAGCTCAAAGCAAAGCTGATGAGTTTGGAGGAGATGAAAAGGCAGGCTGAAATGGATGGAAATTCTGCTAAGCAAAACCTGGACAAATGCTATGCTCAAATAAAGGATCTAAATGACAGAATAACCAGGTTGACTTATGAGACTgaagatgagaaaaggaaaaggaagttgCTGGAGGACAGATATGAGCAGCAGAAGAATGACTATGACCAGCtgcagaaaacaagacaaaatgaGAAAGACAGCCTTGGTTGGCAAAAATTAGAGTCTGAGAAGGTCATCAAGGAGAAGGAGTACGAGATAGAAAGATTAAGGGTTCTTCTTCAGGACGAAGGCACACGGAAGAGGGAATATGAAAATGAGCTGGCTAAGGTAAGGAACCAGTTTAGCGAGGAGATGAGTAATTTAAAGAACAAGTATGAAACTGAAATTAATATTAAGAAGACCACAATCCAGCAGATAGCTGCACAGAAAGATGATGATGCAAAAGGTCTCAGAGCCCAGGTTGACAGACTgacaagagaaaacagagacCTTAAGGATGAGATTGTGAGGCTGAATGATGCCATTCTGCAAACCACAGATCAGCGGAGGAGGGCAGAGGAAGATGCTCTTCAGCACAAGGCTTGCAGTTCCGAGGTGTCACAGCAAAAGCACCAGTTAGAGCTGGAGCTGAAACAAATCATTCAGCTTCGTGGTGAAGACAACTCAAGGTACAAGCAGGCTCTTGAAGAGGCTGCCTCTACTATTCAGGATAAAACTAAGGAGCTGGAAAGGCTAAAGGTTCAGCTTCAGGAAGAGGCTAAAAGCCGATGGGAACTTGAAAATGAGTTGGCTAAGGTAAGGAACAGTTATGATGAGGAAATAATTAGCTTAAAGAACAAATATGAAACTGAGATTAATATCACAAAGACCACAATTCACCAGGTTACCATGCAAAAGGAAGAGGACACTAATAATTATAGAACACAGCTTGATAATGCCATGAGAGAAAATAGGAATTTGTGTGAGGAAATCAGGAGACTGAAGAATACAATAAGTCAAACAACAGATAATCTACGGAAAATAGAAGAGAATGCTCAGCAACAGAAGGCAGCTGGCTCAGAGCTTTCTCAGAAGAAACAGCAGCTGGAGATTGAGCTAAAACAAGTTATTCAAAGGCACTCTGATGAAAGCATGCGATACAAACAGTCACTTGATGATGCTTCTAAGACCattaaagagagaaacaaagagatTGAAAGGCTAAGAAAGTTGTTGGATGTAGAAACAAGTCAAAGAAAAGAACTAGAGGATGAGAACAGTCAGTTAAAAAGAGTCCAGTTTGacctgcagaaagcaaacacGAGCGCTACTGAGACAATTAACAAGCTGAGGATCCAAGAGCAGGAGCTGGCCAGATTGAAAATTGACTATGAAAGAGTTTCGCAAGAGAAAAAAGGCAGGGATCAAGAAAGTGCAAAGTTCCAAAGCACTGTAAAAGACTTGCAGATCCAGAAACATAAGCTGGAAGAGGAACTTTGCAGACAGAATAAAAGTGTAATGGAAGAGACAGCCAGGAGGAAGAAACTGGAAGAGGAAATAGAAAGCATGAGGAGATCTCTGAGAGAGCAATCAGTTAAAATAACTAATCTCACACAGCAGATAGAGGAAGTGTCTATTGTAAAGAAGAGGAATGAAGATGACCTTAGACACCAAAGAGAAGTATTAGATGGTCATGtgagagagaagcagagatACATGGAGGAGATAAGAAAATACACATCTGATATTGAGACTTTACGCCGTCAGTTGGTCCAAGAACAGGAGCAATTAAAGCAGGCCCACCTACGATATGAGCACTTACAGAAAACCTCTGAGGAGAAGAGCAAAAACTTGAATGAGTGCAAAATAGAAATTGAAAGGCTTCAGTCTCTCACTGAGAACCTAACCAAGGAACACTTGTTACTGGAAGAAGAGCTGCGAAATGTTAGATTGGAGTACGATGATCTCAGAATGGTCAGAAGTGAAGTTGATGAGAAAAATACCACCATTGCTGAACTAAAGAATCAGCTTCAGACCAGCAGCAAGCAAACCCTGGAACTTCAGGGGTTGATTAATGATTtacagaaagaaagggaaaaattgaGACAGGAAATTGAAAAATTCCAAAAGCAGGCTCTAGAG GCTTCCAATAGGATTCAAGAATCCAAAAATCAGTATAGTCACATTATGCAAGAAAGAGAAACCTTGCTGATAAAAATGAGTGCTTTGGAGCAAGACAAAGCAAGGCTGCAGAGATTAGAAGAGGAGCTGAACCGTTTGAAAGTTAGCCTGGAATCAGAGTCTCGTTTGAAGCAACGCCTGgaaagtgaaaaacaacaaatccTGAATGACCTCAATCAGTGGAAGAGCCAGCACTCCCGGACAGAGGAATCCATAAGGAAGATCCAgtgtgagagagagaagagcGAGAGGGAGAAGAACACCCTGAGGACTGAGATAGAAAGGCTGCAAATGGAGATTAAACGGATTGAGGAGAGATACCGGTGCAGACTGGAAGAGACTGCTGTCAAAAATCAGTCAGAGTTGGAGTCTGAGCGTCTCAGGCTGCAAAGGGAGATTGAGAAACTTAAGCAACGCCCATATGGGTCTCACAGGTCTACGCAGACTGAGGAAGACTTCTGTATTGATGCCTCCAAGTTGCTGTTCAGTGGGCTGCGGAAGAAGATTACAGCAATGCAGCTGTATGAGTGTCAAATTATAGACAAAGTCACATTGGATAAACTGCTGAAGGGGCAGAGGTCAGTGGAAGAGGTTGCTGCTGACATTGAACCCTATCTCAAAGGGGCAGGTGCTATTGCAGGAGTGTCTGTTTTGCCCAGACAGAAGTACTCCTTTGTTGAGGCCAAAAGGAACCAGCTACTTACAGCAGAGAATGCAGTTCTGCTCTTGGAAGCCCAGGCAGCAACAGGAGGTGTGATAGACCCCCACCGCAATGAGGTATTAACTGTAGACAGTGCTATTGCAAGGGATCTGATTGATTTTGATGACAGAGAACAAATTTACACTGCAGAAAAGGCTATTACAGGATTTAAAGATCCTTTCTCAGGCAAAACTGTGCCAGTATCTGAAGCCATCAAGAAAAACTTAATTGACAGAGAAACTGGGATTCGTCTGCTTGAAGCCCAGCTGGCTGTAGGAGGGATTGTTGATCCTGTCAACAGTGTCTTCCTACCCAAAGATATAGCTTTATCTCGTGGGTTGATTGACAAAGACCTGTATAGGATTCTAAACAACTGCCAAAGCGCTACAAAGAACTTCATTGATCCCACCACCAAAAAGGCAGTCACTTACatgcagctgaaagaaaaatgcaggatTGAGCCACATACTGGCTTGCTCCTCCTCCCGGTGCAGAAGAGAAGTATGTCATTCCAAGGGATCAGGCAGCCTGTCTCAGCAGATGCATTGCTTGAGGCTGGAATTATTAAGGAGTCAACAAGGAATGACTTGGAAAGAGGTGCAATTACAGTGGAAGAAGTGAGTGAGAGAATTATTGATTTCCTTCAGGGCTCTAGTTGTATTGCAGGTATCTACAATGAGGCTACTAAAGAGAAACTTGGCATTTACCAGGCTATGAAAATAGGCTTGGTTAGACCAGGGACAGCCCTTGAACTCCTGGAAGCCCAGGCAGCCACAGGGTTCATAGTGGATCCTGTCAGCAATGTGAGGCTGCCTGTTGAAGAAGCTTACAAAAGAGGTCTTGTTGGAATTGAATTTAAAGAGAAACTGCTCTCTGCTGAAAGAGCTGTCACTGGGTACAAAGACCCAGAAACTGGAAACATCATTTCTCTGTTTCAAGCAATGAACAAAGAGCTCATAGAGAGAGGCCATGGCATTCGTTTGCTGGAGGCCCAGATTGCTACTGGTGGAATCATTGACCCCAAAGAAAGCTACCGCTTGCCAGTAGAGACGGCCTACAAGCGTGGCTACTTCAATGAGGAGCTCAACCAGATCCTCAGTGATCCAAGCGATGACACCAAAGGGTTTTTTGATCCCAATACAGAAGAAAACTTGACCTACTTGCAGCTGAAAGAAAGATGCATAAAGGATGAAGCAACAGGTCTCTGCCTTCTACCCttgagagaaaagaagaaggtGGTGCACACCTCACAGAAGAACACCCTTAGGAAGCGCCGGGTTGTCATTGTAGATCCAGAAACAAACAGGGAAATGTCAGTGCAGGAGGCGTACAGCAAAGGCCTCATAGATTATGACACCTATACAGAGCTAGCTGAACAAGAGTGTGAGTGGGAAGAAATAACTATTACAGGATCAGATGGTAGCAGTAGAGTAGTCCTTGTTGACAGGAAAACAGGTAGCCAGTATGATATACAAGATGCTATTGATAAAGGTCTGGTGGAGAGGAAGTTTTTTGACCAGTACCGTTCTGGCAGTTTAAGCCTGACACAGTTTGCAGACATGATTTCCTGCCGTAATGGCACTGATGAGGTGTTTCGGCATGAGTCAGTGACTCGGTCTCCCACAGTGCTGAGTGTCAGGAGTTCTTCCTCGATGATAAGGAGTGGTTCATTCTCAGAGACCACAGAGGAGTGCAGTCCCATTGCAGCCATATTTGACACTGAAAACTTGGAGAAAATCTCCATTTCAGAAGCTATACAGCGGGGCATTGTGGACAGCATCACTGGACAACGGTTGCTTGAAGCCCAGGCCTGCACTGGGGGCATTATATGCCCTACCACAGGCCAGAGGCTTTCCCTTCAGGAAGCTACCAGTCAAGGTATCGTTGATCAGGATATGGCCACACGGCTCAAACCAGCGCAGAAGGCCTTTCTAGGGTTTGAAGGCATAAAGGGTGGACGCAAGAGGATGTCAGCAGCTGAAGCGGTAAAGGAAAAATGGTTGCCTTATGAGGCTGGGCAGCGGTTCCTTGAATTCCAGTACCTCACTGGAGGTCTTGTGGACCCAGAAGTACGTGGAAGAATAAGCACTGAAGAAGCCATTAGGAATGGATTGATTGATGGTCGTGCTGCCCAGAAGTTGCAAGACACCAATAGCTATCCCAAAATTCTGACCTGCCCCAAGACCAAGCTGAAAATATCCTACAAAGATGCAATGAATCGGTCAATGGTGGAAGACATCACTGGTCTTAAACTCTTGGAAGCAGCCTCTGTTTCATCTAAAGGTATATCCAGTCCCTACAATGTCTCCTCAGCACCTGGCTCTCGCTCTGGCTCTCGCTCTGGCTCACGTTCAGGCTCACGCAGTGGGTCTAGGAGGGGAAGTTTTGATGCATCGGCAACCTCTTCTTATTCTTACTCATACTCAACCTTCAGCAGTGGGTCTATTGGGCGCTAG